The following are from one region of the Nicotiana tomentosiformis chromosome 7, ASM39032v3, whole genome shotgun sequence genome:
- the LOC138895645 gene encoding uncharacterized protein: protein MRHQFEQLLHGTLTIIEYKAKFTDLASYAPFLVADEHEKPKPTQSESVTQSSRSTYTARKGQQQIYRKGNSSYQSGQHMSHATTQPQGTTTGTHTQTQTQLARAALQVARGQGRHGVQVAQGTGGPPRFFDMDRQDAETSNAVVTCIITMGSYGAYTLINPGSMYSYVSPSFAINIK from the exons ATGAGACATCAGTTTGAGCAACTACTTCATGGCACTCTGACAATTATAGAGTATAAGGCTAAGTTCACTGACTTAGCCAGCTATGCACCTTTTCTAGTTGCAGATGAGCATGAGAAG CCCAAGCCTACTCAGTCAGAGTCAGTGACGCAGTCTTCTAGGAGTACTTATACAGCTAGAAAGGGACAGCAACAGATATACAGAAAGGGTAATAGCTCATATCAGTCAGGTCAACATATGAG CCATGCTACTACACAACCACAAGGAACTACTACAGGTACACACACTCAGACTCAGACTCAGCTAGCTAGAGCCGCTCTACAGGTTGCACGTGGACAGGGTAGACATGGTGTACAGGTTGCTCAGGGAACGGGTGGACCACCGAGATTCTTTGATATGGACAGACAGGATGCCGAGACATCTAATGCAGTAGTCACATGTATTATCACTATGGGTTCTTATGGGGCTTACACTCTTATTAATCCTGgttctatgtattcatatgtatctCCATCTTTTGCCATAAACATAAAATAA